The proteins below are encoded in one region of Aquisphaera giovannonii:
- a CDS encoding antibiotic biosynthesis monooxygenase translates to MTTATAAATTPGPDLHASRSAAVAVQRVPPSARDAFLEWQREASRVAEGFAGYQGTDLFPPASGPGDEWVVVMRFDDEESLARWLDSPERGRLVEALRAKVGDFELRTVGDGFGPWFARRGRPEESEPASWKMALTVLLALYPTVMLLTILVGPLTSPLGLAGSMLIGNALSVSILQWVVMPRLTAGLAPWLRGGRTSWRVAPLLIVVTLAVLTALFRRVAG, encoded by the coding sequence ATGACGACCGCGACCGCCGCCGCGACGACCCCGGGCCCGGACCTGCACGCCTCCCGATCCGCCGCGGTCGCGGTCCAGCGCGTCCCCCCGTCGGCCCGGGACGCCTTCCTGGAATGGCAGCGCGAGGCCAGCCGGGTCGCCGAGGGGTTCGCCGGCTACCAGGGCACCGACCTCTTCCCCCCGGCCTCGGGCCCCGGCGACGAATGGGTCGTCGTGATGCGGTTCGACGACGAGGAGTCCCTGGCACGCTGGCTCGACTCCCCCGAGCGGGGACGCCTCGTCGAGGCTCTGCGGGCGAAGGTCGGCGACTTCGAGCTGAGGACCGTGGGCGACGGCTTCGGCCCGTGGTTCGCCCGGCGGGGGCGGCCCGAGGAATCCGAGCCGGCCTCGTGGAAGATGGCCCTGACGGTCCTCCTCGCCCTCTACCCGACCGTCATGCTCCTGACGATCCTGGTCGGCCCGCTGACCTCGCCCCTGGGCCTGGCCGGCTCGATGCTGATCGGCAATGCCCTGAGCGTCTCGATCCTCCAGTGGGTCGTCATGCCCCGGCTGACCGCGGGGCTCGCCCCGTGGCTCCGCGGCGGCCGCACTTCCTGGCGCGTCGCACCTCTCCTGATCGTTGTCACGCTGGCCGTCCTCACGGCCCTCTTCCGCCGGGTGGCGGGCTAG
- the guaD gene encoding guanine deaminase produces the protein MATASAIRGTFFDLVDDPWKHVGREQEAARFTFDGLMVVRDGVIADFGDYAEVSRRNPGIQATHIKGRVIVPGFIDGHIHFPQVRVLGAYGNQLLDWLQNWIFPEEEKYGDRNYARGAAGRFFDALLAAGTTTCQAFTTSNPVSTEEFFGEAARRNMRVIAGLTGIDRFAPEGTVISPDFFYRETKRLIGEYHRKGRNLYAITPRFAVGCTDEMMEACRRLKEEHPDCWINTHISENPTELRTSRLEFPDCHDYTAVHEKHGLLGPKFTAGHGVWLSDDEFRRFSRAGAAISFCPLSNLFLGSGLFRIGRATDPEHPVRLSLGSDVGGGNAFSLIRVLEEAYKVGLCNNTMLDGSVNPREQDMAEAERNKLNPYRGYYLATLGGARSLYLDDVLGNFDVGKEADFVALDWNAGQAAMGWHQSLITGGNVPETMDQAAQLLFGIMVCGDDRNVDETWVAGRRAYKKAGA, from the coding sequence ATGGCGACAGCCTCCGCGATCCGCGGGACCTTCTTCGATCTCGTGGATGACCCCTGGAAGCACGTCGGACGCGAGCAGGAGGCCGCCCGGTTCACCTTCGACGGGCTGATGGTCGTCCGGGACGGCGTCATCGCGGACTTCGGCGACTACGCCGAGGTCTCCAGGCGGAATCCCGGCATCCAGGCCACCCACATCAAGGGCCGCGTGATCGTCCCCGGATTCATCGACGGGCACATCCACTTCCCGCAGGTGCGCGTCCTGGGCGCCTACGGCAACCAGCTCCTGGACTGGCTCCAGAACTGGATCTTCCCCGAGGAGGAGAAGTACGGCGACCGCAACTACGCCCGCGGGGCGGCCGGCCGGTTCTTCGACGCCCTCCTCGCCGCCGGCACGACGACCTGCCAGGCGTTCACCACGAGCAACCCCGTCTCCACCGAGGAGTTCTTCGGAGAGGCCGCCCGGCGCAACATGCGGGTCATCGCCGGCCTCACCGGCATCGACCGCTTCGCGCCCGAGGGCACCGTCATCAGCCCGGACTTCTTCTACCGGGAGACGAAGCGGCTGATCGGCGAGTATCACCGGAAGGGACGCAACCTGTATGCGATCACGCCCCGGTTCGCCGTCGGCTGTACGGACGAGATGATGGAGGCCTGCCGCAGGCTGAAGGAGGAGCACCCGGACTGCTGGATCAACACCCACATCTCCGAGAACCCGACGGAGCTGCGGACGTCGCGGCTGGAGTTCCCCGACTGCCACGACTACACCGCGGTCCACGAGAAGCACGGCCTGCTCGGCCCCAAGTTCACCGCCGGCCACGGCGTCTGGCTGTCGGACGACGAGTTCCGCCGGTTCTCGAGGGCCGGCGCCGCGATCTCGTTCTGCCCGCTCTCGAACCTGTTCCTCGGCAGCGGCCTCTTCCGGATCGGCCGGGCCACCGACCCCGAGCACCCGGTCCGGCTCTCGCTGGGCAGCGACGTGGGCGGCGGCAACGCCTTCAGCCTGATCCGCGTGCTGGAGGAGGCGTACAAGGTCGGCCTGTGCAACAACACGATGCTCGACGGCTCGGTCAACCCCCGCGAGCAGGACATGGCCGAGGCCGAGCGGAACAAGCTCAACCCCTATCGCGGCTACTACCTGGCCACGCTAGGCGGCGCCCGGTCCCTCTACCTCGACGACGTGCTCGGCAACTTCGACGTGGGGAAGGAGGCCGACTTCGTGGCGCTCGACTGGAACGCCGGCCAGGCGGCCATGGGCTGGCACCAGTCGCTCATCACGGGGGGCAACGTCCCGGAGACCATGGACCAGGCGGCCCAGCTCCTCTTCGGGATCATGGTCTGCGGCGACGACCGCAACGTCGACGAGACCTGGGTCGCCGGGCGCCGCGCGTACAAGAAGGCCGGCGCCTGA
- a CDS encoding vWA domain-containing protein, with amino-acid sequence MDLRFPAPSSDDLIPTGPGAGATPSPAPDRAQARVQGRGDGKAAAPPSPPAPPRPAFDAEGRTMITAVPAYRPATPPPPPASTAPSPSPTPELPSAASPAAAPPDGAAAGPASTEPPAPAPEPPAPTPAPSEAAPKGPRLHPRRRRRVPLRLLVPAWIVSLTVHVVVLAALAAATFSAQDSARKPVNIDSALAGYRNGEREDMPILADPTNGPRDQAVGDEHADAGSPPEVIEMAEGGSEGDDGGGGTVVAAAFGGGVPTATPRVRGAGKKSVKEGSGAGDMDVEGLRRSPISMVPVVPNADLGGGGGIGGDPTFDVQGIGPALDQIAREILRHLKEHKVTVVWLFDESISMQDDQKTILEKFDRVSSELKKNLEPGKKSAGALNHAIVGFGLETEVILRKPTLDIDEIGRAIKRLRTDMTGVENTMKAIRETVEAFSGLIGKDRKMLLILVTDESGDDGADVEEARQALRKYKVPLYVIGRQSLFGYPHAHHRFVDKVTNDVYYPIIHRGPETADVEIFQWDGLYDRWDEQPSGFAPWELARLTSESNGIYFLLPSEEFMRVRRREQAYSSVRLKEYMPEYDNRLTYVQNRTASELRRTLYQVVTQTKAFTYERNFSIDPAELVRLAAQEGDKATVKLNALLEVQKLLERMKPLRDREPEKRWQAHYDLVLGQTVAFQVKAYEYRALMAGMIRKPPTPSKKPTPDLAITFVVDHSHEPVASKDETAKKYLEAKRLLEDVIKGHPNTPWADLAQDTIDRGFSVKLNEWHHNPKFTEREQFVPKY; translated from the coding sequence ATGGATCTGCGCTTTCCAGCCCCCTCCTCGGATGACCTGATCCCGACGGGCCCCGGCGCGGGCGCCACGCCCTCGCCCGCGCCGGATCGGGCCCAGGCGAGGGTGCAGGGCCGCGGCGACGGCAAGGCCGCGGCACCGCCCTCGCCGCCCGCACCCCCTCGCCCCGCCTTCGACGCCGAGGGGCGGACCATGATCACCGCCGTCCCCGCCTACCGGCCGGCGACGCCCCCTCCGCCCCCCGCCTCGACCGCGCCATCGCCGTCCCCCACGCCCGAGCTCCCATCCGCGGCCTCCCCCGCGGCCGCGCCGCCCGACGGGGCGGCCGCCGGCCCCGCCTCGACCGAGCCGCCCGCGCCCGCCCCGGAGCCGCCCGCGCCGACGCCGGCCCCGTCCGAGGCCGCGCCGAAGGGGCCGAGGCTGCACCCGAGGCGGCGGCGGAGGGTGCCGCTCCGCCTCCTGGTGCCGGCCTGGATCGTCTCGCTGACGGTCCACGTCGTGGTCCTGGCGGCGCTGGCGGCGGCGACCTTCAGCGCGCAGGACTCGGCGAGGAAGCCGGTGAACATCGACTCCGCGCTGGCCGGCTACCGCAACGGCGAGCGCGAGGACATGCCGATCCTGGCCGACCCCACGAACGGCCCCCGCGACCAGGCCGTCGGCGACGAGCACGCCGACGCGGGCAGCCCGCCCGAGGTGATCGAGATGGCCGAGGGGGGATCCGAGGGCGACGACGGGGGCGGGGGCACGGTCGTCGCGGCGGCCTTCGGCGGCGGCGTCCCCACGGCCACCCCGAGGGTCCGGGGCGCCGGCAAGAAGAGCGTCAAGGAGGGGAGCGGGGCCGGCGACATGGACGTCGAGGGCCTGCGCCGGTCGCCCATCAGCATGGTCCCGGTCGTGCCGAATGCCGACCTCGGCGGCGGCGGCGGGATCGGCGGCGACCCCACCTTCGACGTCCAGGGGATCGGCCCGGCGCTCGACCAGATCGCCCGCGAGATCCTCCGCCACCTGAAGGAGCACAAGGTCACGGTCGTCTGGCTCTTCGACGAGTCGATCAGCATGCAGGACGACCAGAAGACCATCCTCGAGAAGTTCGACCGGGTCTCCTCCGAGCTGAAGAAGAACCTCGAGCCCGGCAAGAAGTCCGCCGGGGCGCTGAACCACGCCATCGTCGGCTTCGGCCTGGAGACCGAGGTCATCCTGAGGAAGCCCACGCTGGACATCGACGAGATCGGCCGCGCGATCAAGCGGCTCCGCACCGACATGACCGGCGTGGAGAACACGATGAAGGCGATCCGGGAGACCGTGGAGGCCTTCTCCGGCCTGATCGGCAAGGACCGGAAGATGCTCCTGATCCTGGTCACCGACGAGTCCGGCGACGACGGCGCCGACGTCGAGGAGGCCCGGCAGGCCCTCAGGAAGTACAAGGTCCCGCTCTACGTCATCGGCCGCCAGTCGCTCTTCGGCTACCCGCACGCCCACCACCGCTTCGTGGACAAGGTCACCAACGACGTCTACTACCCGATCATCCACCGCGGCCCGGAGACCGCCGACGTGGAGATCTTCCAGTGGGACGGGCTGTACGACCGCTGGGACGAGCAGCCTTCCGGCTTCGCGCCGTGGGAGCTCGCCCGGCTCACGAGCGAGTCCAACGGCATCTACTTCCTCCTCCCCAGCGAGGAGTTCATGCGGGTCCGCCGGCGCGAGCAGGCGTACTCGAGCGTCCGGCTCAAGGAGTACATGCCGGAGTACGACAACCGCCTCACCTACGTCCAGAACCGCACGGCCAGCGAGCTGCGGCGGACCCTCTACCAGGTCGTGACCCAGACGAAGGCCTTCACCTACGAGCGGAACTTCTCCATCGACCCCGCGGAGCTCGTCCGCCTGGCCGCCCAGGAGGGGGACAAGGCCACCGTCAAGCTGAACGCCCTGCTGGAGGTGCAGAAGCTCCTGGAACGCATGAAGCCGCTCCGCGACCGCGAGCCGGAGAAGCGCTGGCAGGCCCATTACGACCTGGTCCTGGGCCAGACGGTGGCCTTCCAGGTGAAGGCGTACGAGTACCGGGCCCTGATGGCCGGCATGATCCGGAAGCCCCCCACGCCCAGCAAGAAGCCGACGCCCGACCTGGCCATCACGTTCGTCGTGGACCACTCCCACGAGCCGGTCGCCTCGAAGGACGAGACCGCCAAGAAGTACCTCGAGGCGAAGCGGCTCCTGGAGGACGTCATCAAGGGGCACCCCAATACCCCCTGGGCCGACCTGGCGCAGGACACGATCGACCGGGGCTTCAGCGTCAAGCTCAACGAGTGGCACCACAACCCCAAGTTCACCGAGCGAGAGCAGTTCGTGCCCAAGTACTGA
- a CDS encoding aldo/keto reductase — translation MQYRPLGRTGIKVSPYCLGAMMFGGAGNPDHEDGIRIIHKALDAGINFIDTADAYSRGESEEVVGKALRGRRDDVVLATKAHLPMGDDPNMRGNSRRWLARAVEGSLRRLGTDYIDLYQVHRPAPDTDVEETLSALTDLMRAGKVRAIGSSTFPASEIVEAQWVAERRGLARFRSEQPPYSILDRGIEREVLPVCERYGMGAMVWSPLAKGMLTGRYRKGVAPPDSLRVRRLPRQMSDGRRLDAVELLIPVAAEAGLSLTHMAMAFAVAHPAVTSAILGPRTMEQLDDLLAGAGGRLGDDVLDRIDEIVPPGTDVGLNEANYVPPAISRAELRRRPIADRGAA, via the coding sequence ATGCAATACCGCCCGCTGGGACGGACGGGCATCAAGGTCAGCCCCTATTGCCTGGGCGCGATGATGTTCGGCGGGGCCGGGAACCCGGATCACGAGGATGGCATCCGGATCATCCACAAGGCGTTGGACGCCGGGATCAACTTCATCGACACGGCGGATGCTTACAGCCGGGGCGAATCCGAGGAGGTCGTCGGCAAGGCGCTCAGGGGGCGTCGCGACGACGTCGTGCTGGCGACCAAGGCCCATCTGCCGATGGGAGACGACCCCAACATGCGGGGCAATTCGCGGCGGTGGCTGGCCCGCGCCGTCGAGGGCTCGCTGCGTCGCCTCGGGACGGACTACATCGACCTCTACCAGGTCCACCGCCCCGCGCCGGACACGGACGTCGAGGAGACGCTCTCGGCCCTGACCGACCTGATGCGCGCGGGCAAGGTGCGGGCGATCGGCTCCTCCACGTTCCCGGCCTCGGAGATCGTCGAGGCGCAGTGGGTCGCGGAGCGGCGGGGGCTGGCGCGCTTCCGGAGCGAGCAGCCGCCCTATTCGATCCTGGACCGCGGCATCGAGCGCGAGGTGCTCCCCGTCTGCGAACGTTACGGGATGGGGGCGATGGTCTGGAGCCCGCTGGCCAAGGGCATGCTCACCGGCCGGTACCGCAAGGGCGTCGCGCCGCCGGACAGCCTGCGAGTCCGGCGCCTGCCGAGGCAGATGTCCGACGGGCGCCGGCTCGATGCGGTCGAGCTCCTGATCCCCGTCGCGGCGGAGGCGGGGCTGTCGCTCACCCACATGGCGATGGCCTTCGCGGTGGCCCACCCCGCCGTCACCTCGGCCATCCTCGGCCCTCGCACGATGGAGCAGCTCGACGACCTGCTCGCCGGCGCCGGGGGCCGCCTCGGCGACGACGTCCTGGACCGGATCGATGAGATCGTCCCGCCCGGGACGGACGTCGGGCTGAATGAGGCGAACTACGTCCCGCCGGCCATCTCGCGGGCGGAGCTGCGGCGCCGCCCGATCGCCGACCGCGGGGCGGCGTGA
- a CDS encoding vWA domain-containing protein — protein MLARLVRTIDARAPWLIPLVGGRLDLEIPAYMVSLALHSAFLVVLALVGRSVHEAASRAMIRGGVVDGKLADSESTFQDLDQKAEVPPVMAAAGSFAPTLAPTITSAPSSAGAVPVSSDAAAGGPELARVDVQRATELVVPTATVLGQNVSIKGNGAEHVEGVEGAVDRIAVEILRRLEQGKTLVVWAFDASGSLQAERERLRKHIEAIYTHIDQLDESHLAADKGLLTLVVAFGRDRKAMTPKPTAELPEVLEAIGSVPLDESGDEETFGTVAEVVRRWGRYKDGAGQAYRPMVIVVTDEVGDDEPRLEEAIELAQRAKVPVYVLGSQAIFGRTNGYMSYTDPRTKRFFPRVAVRQGPESARLEQIHLPFWYSGPQYEVLEAGFGPYALSRLASATGGIYFVTRFAGEHMGFDPLRMKEYRPDWVRRDQYEAAVTKSPLRMAVVNAAELMQEQQKLPGMPSLNFPAVEDPRFKDVMAFNQGIAERTAYTVEEALGPINAAAKLRDREASRRWQAHYDLIRGRLLAMKVRCYEYNWACARLKKDMPKFKEPRANTWRLVPDTSVQYSEKAAAAARDAERLLNRVIEEHPDTPWSLLARRELKDPFGFKWVEAYVPPPPPRNESAEARKKMAKKAEEKPVEPPKL, from the coding sequence GTGCTGGCGAGGCTGGTGCGGACGATCGACGCGCGGGCTCCGTGGCTGATCCCGCTCGTGGGGGGGCGGCTCGATCTGGAGATCCCGGCCTACATGGTGAGCCTGGCCCTCCATTCGGCCTTCCTGGTCGTCTTGGCGCTGGTGGGCCGCTCGGTGCACGAGGCCGCGAGCCGGGCGATGATCCGGGGGGGCGTGGTCGACGGCAAGCTCGCCGACTCGGAGTCGACGTTCCAGGACCTGGACCAGAAGGCGGAGGTGCCGCCGGTGATGGCGGCGGCCGGGTCGTTCGCGCCGACCCTGGCGCCGACGATCACCTCGGCGCCGAGCTCCGCCGGGGCGGTGCCGGTCTCCTCGGACGCGGCGGCCGGCGGCCCGGAGCTGGCGAGGGTGGACGTCCAGCGGGCCACGGAGCTCGTCGTGCCGACGGCGACGGTCCTGGGCCAGAACGTCTCCATCAAGGGCAACGGCGCCGAGCACGTGGAGGGCGTGGAGGGGGCCGTGGACCGGATCGCCGTGGAGATCCTCCGGCGGCTCGAGCAGGGCAAGACGCTGGTCGTCTGGGCGTTCGACGCGTCGGGGAGCCTCCAGGCGGAGCGCGAGCGGCTGAGGAAGCACATCGAGGCGATCTACACGCACATCGACCAACTCGACGAGAGCCACCTGGCCGCGGACAAGGGGCTGCTGACCCTGGTCGTGGCGTTCGGCCGGGACCGCAAGGCGATGACCCCGAAGCCGACGGCCGAGCTGCCGGAGGTCCTGGAGGCCATCGGCTCGGTGCCGCTCGACGAGTCGGGCGACGAGGAGACCTTCGGCACGGTCGCGGAGGTCGTCCGCCGCTGGGGCCGCTACAAGGACGGCGCCGGGCAGGCGTACCGCCCGATGGTCATCGTCGTGACCGACGAGGTGGGGGACGACGAGCCGCGGCTGGAGGAGGCGATCGAGCTGGCCCAGCGGGCCAAGGTGCCGGTCTACGTGCTGGGCTCGCAGGCGATCTTCGGGCGGACCAACGGCTACATGTCCTACACCGACCCGAGGACGAAGCGGTTCTTCCCCCGGGTGGCCGTCCGCCAGGGGCCCGAGAGCGCCCGCCTGGAGCAGATCCACCTGCCGTTCTGGTACTCCGGGCCGCAGTACGAGGTGCTCGAGGCGGGCTTCGGCCCCTACGCGCTGTCCCGGCTGGCGAGCGCCACGGGGGGGATCTACTTCGTCACGCGGTTCGCCGGCGAGCACATGGGCTTCGACCCGCTGCGGATGAAGGAGTATCGGCCCGACTGGGTGCGCCGGGACCAGTACGAGGCGGCGGTGACGAAGTCGCCGCTCCGCATGGCGGTGGTGAACGCCGCGGAGCTGATGCAGGAGCAGCAGAAGCTGCCGGGCATGCCCTCGCTGAACTTCCCGGCCGTGGAGGATCCCCGGTTCAAGGACGTGATGGCCTTCAACCAGGGGATCGCCGAGCGGACCGCGTACACGGTGGAGGAGGCCCTCGGGCCGATCAACGCGGCGGCGAAGCTCCGCGACCGCGAGGCCTCGCGGCGGTGGCAGGCGCACTACGACCTGATCCGAGGCCGGCTGCTGGCCATGAAGGTCCGCTGCTACGAGTACAACTGGGCCTGCGCCCGGCTGAAGAAGGACATGCCGAAGTTCAAGGAGCCGAGGGCCAACACCTGGCGGCTCGTCCCGGACACCTCCGTGCAGTACAGCGAGAAGGCCGCCGCCGCCGCCCGCGACGCCGAGCGGCTGCTCAACCGGGTGATCGAGGAGCACCCGGACACCCCCTGGTCGCTGCTCGCCCGCCGGGAGCTGAAGGATCCTTTCGGCTTCAAGTGGGTGGAGGCCTACGTCCCCCCGCCGCCCCCGCGGAACGAGTCCGCCGAGGCGAGGAAGAAGATGGCGAAGAAGGCCGAGGAGAAGCCCGTGGAGCCGCCGAAACTCTGA
- a CDS encoding FAD binding domain-containing protein — MDLHTVTDVVRPADRGDIPAWHAEDAWLAGGTWLFSEPQPSVRRLIDLEALRWEPILADGRGLSIAATCTIRRLDAFEAPAGWTAAPLIRRCCRSLLASFKIWNTATVGGNLCMSLPAGALISLTAALEGVCVVWPRDGGERLVPVVDFVTGDHRNVLGPGDLLRRVDLPASALRKRTAFRRMSLTREGRSTALLIGTLGPDDGPWALTVTAATVRPVRIEFDRPPTARRLRDALGETIPDGLYLDDPHGTPAYRKHLTGHFAEQIRRELSEGSRP, encoded by the coding sequence ATGGACCTCCACACCGTCACGGACGTGGTCCGCCCGGCCGACCGGGGGGACATCCCCGCCTGGCACGCCGAGGATGCCTGGCTGGCCGGCGGGACCTGGCTGTTCTCCGAGCCGCAGCCCTCCGTCCGGCGGCTGATCGACCTGGAGGCCCTGCGCTGGGAGCCGATCCTCGCCGATGGCCGCGGACTGTCCATCGCCGCGACGTGCACAATCCGCCGGCTCGACGCCTTCGAGGCGCCCGCGGGGTGGACGGCGGCCCCCTTGATCCGCCGCTGCTGCCGGTCGCTGCTGGCCTCGTTCAAGATCTGGAACACCGCGACCGTGGGCGGCAACCTCTGCATGTCGCTGCCGGCCGGCGCCCTGATCTCCCTGACCGCGGCGCTGGAGGGGGTCTGCGTCGTCTGGCCACGCGACGGCGGGGAGCGACTCGTCCCCGTCGTCGACTTCGTCACCGGCGACCATCGGAACGTGCTGGGGCCGGGCGACTTGCTCCGCCGCGTCGACCTCCCAGCCTCGGCGCTCCGCAAGCGGACGGCCTTCCGCCGCATGTCCCTGACGCGGGAGGGCCGGTCCACCGCGCTGCTGATCGGCACCCTCGGGCCGGACGACGGCCCCTGGGCCCTGACGGTGACCGCGGCGACCGTCCGCCCCGTCCGGATCGAATTCGACCGGCCCCCGACGGCCCGCCGGCTCCGCGATGCGCTGGGGGAGACGATCCCGGACGGCCTCTACCTGGACGACCCGCACGGCACGCCGGCGTACCGCAAGCACCTGACCGGCCACTTCGCCGAGCAGATCCGCCGGGAGCTTTCCGAGGGCAGCCGACCATGA
- a CDS encoding TetR/AcrR family transcriptional regulator gives MSSESREKILAAARRVAQARGYGGLNFRDVAEDVGIKAASMYHHFPTKADLGAAVARRYREDNAAALEAISAEEPDPIRALRRYPETFRWALANQNRMCLCSFMAAEYDDLPEPLKAEVRAFADVNVAWLKKALSKAGVVKPRESERRARAIYAAVAGAQLMARSRADVSLYDELIEGYRAAGLLPA, from the coding sequence ATGAGCTCGGAATCTCGGGAGAAGATCCTGGCGGCGGCCAGGAGGGTCGCGCAGGCCCGCGGCTATGGGGGGCTGAACTTCCGCGACGTCGCGGAGGACGTCGGCATCAAGGCCGCGAGCATGTACCACCACTTCCCGACGAAGGCCGACCTGGGCGCGGCGGTCGCCCGGCGTTACCGGGAGGACAACGCGGCGGCGCTGGAGGCCATCTCGGCCGAGGAGCCGGATCCGATCCGCGCCCTGCGCCGCTATCCGGAGACGTTCCGGTGGGCGTTGGCGAATCAGAATCGGATGTGCCTCTGCAGCTTCATGGCCGCGGAGTACGACGACCTGCCGGAGCCGCTGAAGGCGGAGGTCCGGGCCTTCGCGGACGTCAACGTGGCGTGGCTGAAGAAGGCCCTGTCGAAGGCCGGCGTGGTCAAGCCCAGGGAGAGCGAACGTCGGGCCCGGGCCATCTACGCCGCCGTCGCCGGCGCGCAGCTGATGGCGAGGAGCCGCGCCGACGTCTCGCTCTATGACGAGCTGATCGAGGGGTACCGCGCGGCCGGACTCCTGCCGGCGTGA
- a CDS encoding amidase, producing the protein MSSDLVRFDATRLAGMIRAREVSPVEVVRAHLDRIEAVDSRINAIVTVAADALGAARAAEAAVLAGEDVGPLHGVPFTAKDSIDTAGVMTQRGSPIFRGRVPEADATSVARLKAAGAILLAKTNLPEFSYSTETDNLLTGRANNPWDLGRTPGGSSGGESAAIAAGMSPLGLGTDLAISVRGPAANTGIVGLKATHGRVPMTGIWPRVPRRFWHVGPMARSVRDVALAYSLLAGPDGEDGFSTAGLGVDAGVGREPSRPLRVGWLVEPGFGPIDPEVAATVQAAAEALRGVGCLVEPVRIPALERDDALEIFWRLHVMEVKPAFAEVTRGREGEMFAISRAMLAEPDTSVADFVRAEQAAERLRDGFADYFGGHDALLCPVLPIPAHAHGLSEFVINGRAVPATHSLSATVPLNVTGLPGLSIRFGTSRDGLPIGVQIVSGWWAESTVLHLASLLEATSPVRDLRPAI; encoded by the coding sequence ATGAGCAGCGATCTTGTCCGTTTCGACGCGACGCGGCTGGCCGGGATGATCCGGGCCCGCGAGGTCTCGCCGGTCGAGGTCGTGCGGGCGCACCTCGACCGCATCGAGGCGGTCGACTCCCGGATCAACGCGATCGTCACGGTCGCGGCCGACGCGCTGGGAGCCGCGAGGGCGGCGGAGGCGGCGGTCCTCGCGGGCGAGGACGTGGGCCCGCTGCACGGGGTGCCCTTCACGGCGAAGGACTCGATCGACACCGCGGGGGTGATGACCCAGCGCGGCTCGCCGATCTTCCGGGGCCGCGTCCCCGAGGCGGACGCCACGAGCGTGGCGCGGCTGAAGGCCGCCGGCGCGATCCTGCTCGCGAAGACGAACCTCCCGGAGTTCTCCTATTCGACCGAGACCGACAACCTGCTCACCGGCAGGGCGAACAACCCGTGGGACCTCGGCCGCACGCCCGGGGGGTCGAGCGGCGGGGAGTCGGCGGCCATCGCGGCGGGGATGTCCCCGCTCGGCCTGGGCACCGACCTGGCCATCTCCGTCCGCGGCCCGGCGGCGAACACCGGGATCGTGGGCCTGAAGGCGACGCACGGGCGCGTCCCCATGACCGGGATCTGGCCGAGGGTCCCGCGCCGATTCTGGCACGTCGGCCCGATGGCCCGCAGCGTCCGCGACGTCGCCCTGGCCTATTCGCTCCTCGCCGGCCCGGACGGCGAGGACGGCTTCTCCACGGCCGGCCTCGGGGTCGACGCCGGGGTGGGGCGCGAGCCGTCTCGCCCGCTCCGGGTGGGGTGGCTGGTCGAGCCCGGCTTCGGGCCCATCGACCCGGAAGTCGCGGCGACCGTGCAGGCGGCCGCCGAGGCGCTCCGCGGCGTCGGCTGCCTCGTGGAGCCGGTGCGCATCCCGGCGCTCGAGCGGGACGATGCCCTCGAGATCTTCTGGCGGCTCCACGTGATGGAGGTCAAGCCCGCCTTCGCGGAGGTCACCCGGGGGCGAGAAGGCGAGATGTTCGCAATCTCCAGGGCCATGCTCGCGGAGCCCGATACGTCCGTGGCTGACTTCGTCCGCGCGGAGCAGGCGGCGGAGCGGCTGAGGGACGGCTTCGCCGATTACTTCGGAGGACACGATGCATTGCTCTGCCCCGTGCTGCCCATCCCCGCGCACGCGCACGGGCTCTCGGAATTCGTCATCAACGGCCGGGCCGTGCCCGCGACCCACAGCCTGAGCGCGACCGTGCCGCTGAACGTGACGGGCCTCCCGGGCCTGTCGATCCGGTTCGGCACCAGCCGCGACGGGCTGCCGATCGGGGTGCAGATCGTCTCCGGCTGGTGGGCCGAGTCGACGGTCCTGCACCTCGCCTCGCTGCTGGAGGCGACGAGCCCCGTCCGCGACCTCCGCCCGGCGATCTAG